Sequence from the Amaranthus tricolor cultivar Red isolate AtriRed21 chromosome 16, ASM2621246v1, whole genome shotgun sequence genome:
ttcaatcaatttttaaaggtaacataaggtattatgttagttttaatgtcaatttataaatgttaatattatttttgaaagtttacTTACGTTTGTATATTATATGtgttatgtagatgtcaaaggagcattgtgttgaagagctctgtgattgtggttatgaagttgagattaatacagattggagcgacttcgatccagggcgtgaatttgttgcttgccctttctacttggttgacggaTTAGAATGCACATACTTTAaatggattgctccggagggtacaaaatggcagagagacgtaataatacggcttgaaaaggaaaaaaaagagcctaaagatgaggtatttaatctaaagagacaaatggatgatatggcgcataggaaagaagagactgaaaggattatgagaaagtttaagaagccttcttagttagcgacggtagtttaacttaacgaatgaagtatgtaatttgatatggatttgttgaacttgattgaaattgtgttgaatgttcGATACCAACatccttatttgaatatgatcgtctgtttgtttttgattaaattcatactgcattcttggcggaatgattcatcgccgaaaagtctgagtacttagcatcaattcattcataataaacgtgtgatactacttttaaaatatatacatctacatatatgttacaatttacacacaaaagaccaactgttacaaatattgagtatgtacaaatgttcaataattacaaacagtattcaaatgctaatcctcctcttgtaccctgtctaactgtgacggtttacgacgcctcctacgatagtaagaggccgtcgcatgacgctcgggtaggggaggtgattgataatgtgatgatgtggcaccttgcgaggacccggcaccgtagtccgggcacgttaagtcaacctcctcaagatgaacatCGGGGTCATGAGGAGATGACTCGTACGTATTGTTGAAACTGCGTGCCTAGGAGTATggcttgggcaatctcccgtacggactcctcttgggaggagctgatgactgatgcaatgccCTATGCTTGCAGTAagacttaattattaatgaaatgtataacgtgtaagttctatatatatggataataatcaatgttgaagaatacttacaaagtgtgtcatctcggtgctgcgggagcgtactgggctgccgccatgatacctcgtggtgtcatccatcgacgagtgatggagaggaaccacggcatgtaatccgctgaagtaggtgcgcctactgcctcgatcggcgcaccttgagCCAGCAACTCTAGCAtgtgctcccaacgagcgacatgGCGCACGTTGATCTCCAGCCAGTTCTTGGGCTCCCGACCCTTGCGAGAGTTATGGAGCTCTGTCTCTGTGTCACATGGCGGCgagatgccctgtaccatcccaaattggcgcagtacgcgctcagggagatgcacttcgactttgtcgaagcagatcagaggtacagatgctctccacgcccctgacaatatgcccgagtgctgaggcaatgcagcgtacacctcagcggggtaaggtcccatcgaaactaaacgtgaaaattcgattaataaattacgcaatGTGATAGTTACGAAACAAATTGTAGTGAAGTTGTTACCTGGTTAGCTCGTAGTAgatcgcggtagaaccccacACCCGATCTAGTGTGGGTCCTGGTTCGTCTTTCAAAGGACCAACGCGATCCATATGGCACATGCGGAGGAGGAAGTagtggtggcgcaaatgcaccacgtcccacaTTCCTCATCGGTTGACCAATGAGGACATGCTCCCAtgcccaaagctatgaattaccattataagtaattaaaagtaacacaaaaatatgtaataaatgaaacaaaacgGTAACATGAAAAATTAGTATTACCTGCAGTATAATCAGGGGCccagcgatctccttcacgttcttccgtGAAGCTTCACAAAGCCTCCTGTACAGATACGCAAGGGCTGCTGAACCCCAGCTGTACCCGGCAatgacctcccatggcgcatcaagcaacgtcaagtacaataGTTGTACCCAGTTGCCAAtcttgtcggagaacaagacagcaCCAATCAGATAAAAGAGATACGCTCTAGCGTATTTCTCAACGGTGGCgtcatcagcaccttcagggaggtCCGAGAAGTTCTGTgcaagccatgttacgcgcaAGCTACTCCCTTTGGTTACCTCTGCCGGAGGTCAGACTCCTAGTAATCTATGGACTTTGTCTTTCCAGCTTTCGAATTGGCGTCCATCGATGCACacggcatgtccctcgatgggaagtcGTGTAAGCACAGCTACGTCAAGTAATGTGACAGTAGCCTCACCTACAagtaggtggaaggtatgagtctcctGGCGCCATcgctcgactaaagccgtgacTAGCGCCCGATCGACTCTCCCGTACGCGATCAGGTGGAAGTCATGCAACCTCGCAAACTGAAGGTACAGAACGATCCTTGCGTCGATCGCCCACGGAGCTGAAtcgggatgcctggtgtatatggtcTCCGTGTCGGACACCTAAATCCAAATATTATGTTAGCTGCAAGATAAAGTAGAGTGAAGTACTAAATTCAAAAGGGGTAATTTCAATAACCAGTACATCTCATAGCACATCGCTCATGTGATTCGCCTGCATCGTAAGGACACTATGGTCGagagggcctggagctgctggatccatctatgctgcaattcaacaataattatcttcattccctaggggtacctcttctacatataactctaaagaaggagtaGGGGTAGACCTTAAATACttccacattgcatctatagcctcctcatcctcaaccggaaaagctaacaaatctccactcatattgtacttaaaacttaaattaacagtacttcttgtagtgtcaatgccaatcttagagcatataaaatgtttaaattcattcaaatccatgtatgagttgcatgcaaacagtttacgtcttcccccaacatacttaacattgttactagttgatcgaatagaaccattccaaaagcatacaacggtcacacgaaatgaatccatttctacaacaacacatacaaaatcaacatcaccatcatgttcataaatatatgaccactatacattttaaattcaacaacaaattctcaaacaaaattttaattatgaagatcaaggtaaataacaactacattcgacattttcgtagagtttaagtgtaaatgaccactaAACATGAGATACATTTTGAAATCAGCaccaaataacaaaatttaaaataaaaacgtacctcaataagctgtagatcaagaAGAATTAGTTAATTGCAAGCTTTtgaacctacattaatgtgaaagTTGATTAAAACTCAATAAACCCTATATTTTcgaaactttaaaaaaaaaacaaaaaaaataccttaggTCTATCTTGGAAGATtacagaactaattagtggtacaaatttggaatttgatgagtttagttgaaggattgaatgtgattttaatggaggaTAAACGAGGGAGATGTCGAATGAAGAAAAAAACGCGAGCTGAAATGTCGAATTTgatgggcttttaatttttttttttgctctttcgctgttactaacagcgactcttcccaaacctaggtttggatgtacggacgtttattttgggaaataagttttcacggagcttattttaggaataaagttgttcaatcgtcttacttttttcaaattttctcataatGGAGCCTTTTCCcttaaaattgtatttttataaCATAATTCTCATTTTGTCTAATAAGCAAACTTATTTCTTTGTATACCGTCTATGTAGAATGGTACCAAAAATATCTTTTCTATATTTTTGTTTAAGTAAAATCATTATCTTAATTAGCGATttgtcaaaaatattttaataaaccgCCATTTGAAATGatgaattattttaataaaaattttaaaacaaaaaaaaagataaactgCCATATTAGATGAGGGTTTGCCCCAGGTGTATTTCCCACTTTTTCGTTCAACATATCTCTTGCCTAGTGACATCATTCATGTGCTTAATAGAAAAGTCTCAGCTCAGTGGCCGTGCCTTGTAGCAATGTCCCTAAAGTTCTCGTGTTCAACTCCAGAAGACTATCCaatatgagatttttttttatttttctatttttgcaTTAGTTTACAAATAAACTGTCATCTAAGATGACGGTTTGCTCTTAATAgtaaaccgccatctcagaTGGTGGTTCTATTATTAActcataaaaccaaaaaaaaaatcatagtaaaGCGCCATTTCAAATGGTGTTTtgtgttcaaaataaaaacgCTATCTTACATAACGATTTTATAGGGcataatttaaaaagaaaattccaTCCTCAGTGGACGGTACATAGAGAATAGTGTTTCCAATTAACGTAAAGTCGGAATTGTCTAAATTGCAACAAAATAAGAGAATGTTCTTGTTGTCCGATTTGATcgaatttgatttgaattttttaatatttgatttgatttgatctgATTTAATATGATTTAGTCTGATTCAATTTGATCTGATATGAATTTTTCTAATCGGATTTGGTTTGTTCTGATCTAATCTGATCTATTCTCGTTTGATATGGCTTGGTTTGATCTGATCTAATCTAATCTGGTATGATCTGATCTAATTTAATCTGGTATAatctaatttcataaaattaattcataatattttattattattattatttattattattttttttgacaaagtaaattttataaaatgccAACAAAAGGCCAAATTTATACTCTTCATAACAAAACTTAGGAGCCTCAGCATAACCGAAGGTCCAAAAAGCACGCAAGCCCCTTATTATACGCTTAAAAAGAgggaattattatttgtcgccacctttttcattttatcgccacccccccttctaacaaaattaccatattacccctagattaaaaaaaattacaaaaatgccacttaagttaaaaaatgtttaagaaatgtaaatggcacttaataacattgttatcgcttaataacattattatcagaattatatatatattgaattttcagaggctttatggtagtatattcgaattcaaacacgataccttctctctaaaaactctctaaaaacaatACGTAAAGTTAAACAAGCTAGAACTCTAGATCTAACATCAATGGCATACCAAGACGTGCATGATAACGAtccggtaagtaattaatcggttcgatttttgcaaaaaaaaaaaaaaaaaaaataggaacgtagtcgcacaaaccagtcgcacaaaacgtgcgactgggagtcgcacgttttgtgcgacttgttcGTGCGACTgcttcaaaatttattttttttttttgtatttgaataaaaaaaaaataaataaatagaagtcgcacaaaacgttttgtgcgacttctatttattttttttttttaacttcgaattataaaatttattttgtttaattaaattattttattttaatctattgttgtgctataataatggtattttattataattattttgtagaaataattattttttaagttattattattttgatatattatgataatgttattataattattatttgcaggactttgaaaatttaggagataatatagattattctgatagatttgttaccgatagagaatttgattctgtagatgatttacatacttgggctaatgagatagcactaacaattggatttcaatttacacgtgcttcatataaaaaaaaagaagggcgttctagagtgagtctgtacttaagatgtcactgTTACGATAAAAGAAgtgttgatttgcataacttaaaCAATGCTCCCCGACCAGGTTCCAAAAGTAggggttgtgggtgtaaatttatgattttaggaactagtcgtaacccaaaggaaagaccttggacggttagagtgtttcctggtgaaaaaggaatacataaccatccgttcttcatgtacatagatggtcaaataagagtaaataggatgactgtggatatcaggcagcacatacgagatctaagtgcaactggcatgcaaccagcatttataatgtcttcaattagaagaaattttcctcgtttttatgctagtatgaatcaaatttacaatgagaGACAGTCAatgaggagagaagagatggatggtaggactcctcttcaacactgtctgtatatggccacggagcataattatgtagtttgaagggacttggatagtgaggatcagttgactagattattgattgcgaatccaacttctatccagatgctacgttcgtggccccatgttgtgttgatagacacaacgtacaaaacgaataagcaaaagtggcccctttgcgaaatcattggaatgacgccaacgaatcataatttcttggttgcattatgtttgatgcgagatgaggcggctgtgtcttattcttgggtgttggagaggttgagggatatttacgggACAGTGCAGACGCCGGAtgtaatcgtaacggatcgggatgagggtttgtctgcagctattcatgctgtctttccaggtaaacatgttt
This genomic interval carries:
- the LOC130802610 gene encoding serine/threonine-protein phosphatase 7 long form homolog; its protein translation is MDPAAPGPLDHSVLTMQANHMSDVSDTETIYTRHPDSAPWAIDARIVLYLQFARLHDFHLIAYGRVDRALVTALVERWRQETHTFHLLVGEATVTLLDVAVLTRLPIEGHAVCIDGRQFESWKDKVHRLLGNFSDLPEGADDATVEKYARAYLFYLIGAVLFSDKIGNWVQLLYLTLLDAPWEVIAGYSWGSAALAYLYRRLCEASRKNVKEIAGPLIILQLWAWEHVLIGQPMRNVGRGAFAPPLLPPPHVPYGSRWSFERRTRTHTRSGVGFYRDLLRANQGISPPCDTETELHNSRKGREPKNWLEINVRHVARWEHMLELLAQAN